One segment of Desulfobacteraceae bacterium DNA contains the following:
- a CDS encoding ABC transporter substrate-binding protein — translation MAHLRFLALLGVLLLLTACGPKVRLAPETIAPTPDQSLLETARRNLTAGEDLEALVALDTLVARYPDSRLVPEALLQAGAIRTRLGDMHGAREAFNRVVTDFAASPQAQTAAVAFLQTYYREGQYQRVIQEAPALFKQLTSSEDLFNAYLLTGDAHGASDAPAEALDYYARALELAPERVEAVAERLHQVLPKLDPALLEELLAKTSNPVLAGFLLFELALQQVNAGQYGAAEQTLADFEARFPGHPSAPQAVELRQALQQRLPADVALGCLLPMSGGYRDYGARALKGIQLALSRYAADNPEAGVRLVVKDTASDPRTAITRVQELAQEKVTAIVGPLVTAPEAAAEAQLLGIPIITLTQKQDIVDIGDYVFRNFLTPRMQARALAAYATQTLGVGRFAILYPDETYGRTFMAVFWDEVLAHGGEITGLEAYPPEMTDFADPIKRLSGRFYDFPAGLRTPAPETIAADDGDGQEPAAIIDFDAVFIPDSAATVGLIVPQLAFYDIQQVHLLGTNLWHSQHLVEIAARYVQGAFLTDGFFAESTAPEVSRFAADFQATFDSTPGFIEAIAYDSAMLIFQTAGAPAIDLQGGLKERLATLEGYRGVTGLTAFEANGEARKTAWLLTIRGYRFEEIGYP, via the coding sequence ATGGCACACTTACGGTTTCTGGCCCTTTTGGGTGTTTTGTTGCTGCTGACCGCCTGTGGGCCCAAGGTACGCTTGGCCCCCGAGACGATCGCGCCAACTCCCGACCAGTCCCTTCTGGAAACGGCTCGCCGGAATCTGACCGCCGGAGAGGATCTGGAGGCCTTGGTGGCCTTGGACACCCTGGTCGCGCGCTACCCCGACAGCCGCCTGGTGCCCGAGGCGCTGCTGCAGGCTGGCGCCATCCGTACACGGTTGGGAGACATGCACGGCGCCCGGGAGGCCTTCAACCGGGTGGTCACCGACTTTGCCGCAAGCCCCCAGGCGCAGACTGCGGCCGTGGCTTTCCTGCAAACCTATTACCGGGAAGGCCAGTACCAGCGGGTGATCCAAGAAGCGCCGGCGCTTTTCAAACAGCTCACCTCTTCGGAAGATCTGTTCAATGCCTACCTGCTGACCGGCGATGCCCATGGCGCCAGCGACGCCCCGGCCGAGGCCCTGGACTACTACGCCCGGGCCCTGGAACTGGCACCGGAGCGGGTGGAAGCAGTGGCCGAACGTTTGCACCAGGTTCTGCCGAAACTCGATCCGGCGCTGCTCGAAGAACTGCTGGCGAAAACCAGCAACCCCGTCCTGGCCGGCTTTCTGCTCTTTGAACTGGCGCTTCAGCAGGTGAATGCGGGGCAGTATGGGGCGGCTGAGCAGACCCTGGCCGATTTCGAGGCCCGTTTCCCCGGGCATCCGTCCGCGCCCCAGGCGGTGGAACTCCGACAGGCGCTGCAGCAGCGTCTGCCGGCCGATGTGGCGTTGGGCTGCCTGCTGCCGATGAGCGGCGGTTACCGCGACTACGGGGCCCGGGCCCTGAAAGGTATCCAGCTGGCCTTGAGCCGCTATGCGGCGGACAACCCGGAGGCCGGGGTGCGGTTGGTGGTCAAGGACACCGCTTCGGACCCCCGGACGGCGATCACGCGGGTCCAGGAGCTGGCCCAGGAAAAGGTCACGGCGATTGTCGGGCCGCTCGTGACGGCCCCGGAGGCAGCCGCCGAGGCCCAGCTGCTGGGCATCCCGATCATCACCCTGACCCAGAAACAGGACATCGTGGATATCGGGGACTATGTCTTCCGCAATTTTCTCACCCCCCGGATGCAAGCCCGGGCGCTGGCGGCCTATGCCACCCAGACGCTGGGGGTCGGGCGTTTTGCGATTCTCTACCCCGATGAGACCTATGGCAGAACTTTCATGGCCGTCTTCTGGGACGAGGTTCTGGCCCATGGCGGAGAGATTACCGGGCTGGAAGCCTATCCCCCCGAAATGACCGATTTTGCCGACCCCATCAAAAGGCTGAGCGGCCGCTTCTATGACTTCCCGGCAGGCCTTCGCACGCCAGCGCCGGAAACGATCGCCGCCGATGACGGCGATGGGCAGGAGCCGGCGGCCATCATCGACTTCGATGCCGTGTTCATTCCGGACAGCGCCGCGACCGTCGGTTTGATCGTCCCCCAACTGGCCTTCTACGACATCCAGCAGGTGCACCTGCTGGGCACCAACCTGTGGCACTCCCAGCACCTGGTGGAAATCGCCGCGCGCTATGTGCAGGGCGCGTTTCTGACCGACGGCTTCTTCGCCGAGAGTACGGCCCCCGAGGTCTCCCGATTCGCGGCCGACTTCCAGGCGACGTTCGATTCCACGCCGGGCTTCATCGAGGCCATCGCCTATGACTCGGCCATGCTGATTTTCCAGACCGCCGGCGCCCCGGCCATCGACCTGCAGGGCGGCCTGAAGGAACGCCTGGCAACCCTGGAGGGGTATCGCGGCGTGACCGGCCTGACCGCCTTTGAAGCCAATGGCGAGGCGCGCAAAACAGCCTGGCTGCTCACCATCCGCGGTTACCGTTTTGAGGAGATCGGCTACCCCTGA
- a CDS encoding antibiotic biosynthesis monooxygenase — MAIKILIKRHLSADKIRELLPLVKKMRTLATNQPGYISGETLRSIENPGEYLVISTWLSLQDWRNWFENPERLAVQKEIDALTGKAAEYQLYDYA, encoded by the coding sequence ATGGCGATCAAGATTCTCATCAAAAGGCACTTGTCGGCGGATAAAATCCGGGAGTTGTTGCCCCTGGTCAAAAAGATGCGAACGCTGGCAACCAATCAGCCCGGCTACATTTCCGGCGAAACCCTGCGCAGCATTGAAAATCCGGGCGAATATCTGGTCATCAGCACGTGGCTTTCCCTCCAGGACTGGCGGAACTGGTTTGAAAATCCCGAGCGCCTGGCGGTTCAGAAGGAGATCGACGCCCTGACAGGAAAAGCGGCCGAATACCAACTCTACGATTACGCCTGA